From a single Methylacidiphilum kamchatkense Kam1 genomic region:
- a CDS encoding UbiX family flavin prenyltransferase — MRIVIGITGASGAIYAQRLLHFLASTEHEVHVIISNRGKQVIGLELGRNLEIPKKFGLYSDNTMDAPFVSGSSRFDAMVIIPCSMGTVGRIAHGISNSTITRSADVFLKERRKLILVIRETPLHLIHLRNLAALTEAGALILPACPSFYGLPSSIEELVDSVNARVLDHLGIENSLSVRWREHF, encoded by the coding sequence ATGAGAATTGTTATTGGAATCACAGGGGCTAGTGGGGCTATCTATGCTCAAAGATTACTCCATTTCCTAGCATCAACCGAACATGAAGTCCATGTTATCATAAGCAATCGTGGCAAACAGGTGATCGGTCTAGAATTAGGCAGAAATCTTGAAATTCCTAAAAAATTTGGCTTATACAGTGATAACACAATGGATGCTCCCTTTGTCAGTGGTTCATCCAGATTCGATGCGATGGTTATTATTCCCTGCTCAATGGGTACGGTTGGTCGTATTGCTCATGGAATTTCTAATTCAACGATTACACGCAGTGCAGACGTGTTCTTAAAAGAAAGAAGAAAGCTCATCTTGGTTATTCGAGAAACCCCACTCCATTTGATCCATCTTCGCAATCTTGCTGCTTTAACTGAGGCCGGCGCCTTAATCTTACCAGCCTGTCCCTCTTTTTATGGTCTTCCATCCAGCATCGAGGAGCTTGTTGATTCGGTCAACGCCAGGGTTTTAGATCATCTTGGTATAGAAAATTCTTTGTCAGTCCGCTGGAGAGAGCATTTCTAG
- a CDS encoding UbiA-like polyprenyltransferase — MKSYWVKLKNLLELVKFSHTLFALPFALSSMIVAAWGLPSLRILIGILFCMIAARTMAMAFNRYLDWEYDKQNPRTQNRSKLATKRQILILGIISLVIFEISAASLNFLCFALSPVAAFLIVFYSFTKRFSPYSHAVLGVCLSLAPLGAWAAVKGSFASMLPFLLSLAVFFWTFGFDIIYALQDVEFDRRFGLYSLPAQFGEDLSLKIAALLHFLAWIGWAFFGFIGGLRWPYWIALGVVACILGSEHVMSRKREQAKIEKIFFELNAWVSVFIFIGILLSIGIQGYGKQ, encoded by the coding sequence TTGAAAAGCTACTGGGTCAAGCTGAAAAATCTTCTTGAGCTTGTAAAGTTTTCTCACACCCTTTTTGCCCTGCCTTTTGCCTTGAGTTCCATGATAGTCGCAGCCTGGGGGTTGCCTTCCTTAAGGATTTTAATTGGTATTCTCTTCTGTATGATAGCCGCTAGGACAATGGCTATGGCCTTCAATCGTTATCTCGATTGGGAGTATGATAAACAAAATCCCAGAACCCAGAATAGATCAAAATTGGCGACCAAAAGACAAATCCTTATCTTAGGAATCATTTCGCTAGTAATTTTTGAAATCAGTGCAGCCTCGCTGAATTTCCTTTGTTTTGCCTTATCGCCTGTGGCTGCTTTTTTGATTGTATTCTATTCTTTTACAAAGCGGTTTAGTCCTTATTCTCATGCCGTACTTGGAGTCTGCCTTAGTCTTGCCCCTCTTGGAGCATGGGCTGCCGTCAAAGGCTCCTTTGCCAGCATGCTTCCGTTTTTGCTTTCTTTAGCTGTCTTTTTCTGGACTTTTGGTTTTGATATCATTTATGCTTTGCAGGATGTGGAATTTGATAGGCGCTTTGGTTTATATTCGTTGCCGGCTCAATTTGGAGAAGATTTATCATTGAAAATAGCGGCTCTTTTACATTTTCTGGCATGGATAGGATGGGCTTTTTTTGGATTCATCGGAGGACTGCGATGGCCTTATTGGATAGCCCTTGGGGTGGTTGCTTGTATTCTTGGGTCTGAACATGTGATGAGTAGAAAAAGAGAGCAAGCTAAAATAGAAAAAATATTTTTTGAACTCAATGCCTGGGTTAGCGTGTTTATTTTTATAGGAATCCTTCTTAGTATTGGAATACAAGGATATGGAAAACAATGA
- the mqnE gene encoding aminofutalosine synthase MqnE, with amino-acid sequence MENNERDYRRLFDRSIRLGLTDLLEKVNEGQRLNFKDALRLYQCEDLNFLGAVADRVARKKNGERVSYILNRYLNYSNICILSCQFCAFYRRENQPGSFTESIEQLVNEAEEAAVKGATEVHCVGGLHPKLPYSYYLELVRAIKQRVPQMMMKAFTAVEIRHLAKRIAKKPIVEVLHDLASAGLDALTGGGAEIFDAEVRRQICLGKESAEEWMEVHRLWHNLGKKSTATMLFGHVETFPQRIDHLFRLRDLQEETGGFCAFIPFAFEPANTKLSHIRKTSGVDFLKTIALSRLCLDNFDHITAYWISSGMAIGELALNFGADDLHGTIEKEKIFHMAGANTPPGQTVDALKKAIENAGKIPVRRDTYYRIIEPISLRNSENGSFNPSKDKVKNNQEILRKIP; translated from the coding sequence ATGGAAAACAATGAGAGAGACTATAGAAGATTGTTTGATCGGTCGATTCGCCTTGGGTTAACAGATCTCCTAGAGAAGGTTAATGAGGGACAGAGACTAAATTTTAAAGATGCCCTCCGTCTTTACCAATGCGAAGATCTCAATTTTTTAGGAGCAGTTGCTGATCGTGTTGCAAGAAAAAAGAATGGAGAGCGGGTCAGTTATATTCTGAACCGTTACTTGAACTATTCAAACATCTGCATTTTAAGCTGCCAATTCTGTGCCTTTTATAGGCGGGAAAACCAACCTGGATCCTTTACTGAATCAATAGAGCAACTTGTTAATGAAGCAGAAGAAGCAGCAGTCAAGGGTGCAACAGAAGTGCATTGTGTCGGTGGGCTGCATCCAAAACTTCCCTATTCCTATTACCTTGAGTTGGTCCGTGCCATTAAACAAAGAGTTCCTCAAATGATGATGAAAGCTTTCACGGCTGTCGAAATACGGCATTTAGCAAAAAGAATTGCCAAAAAGCCTATTGTGGAAGTCCTTCATGATCTAGCATCAGCAGGCCTGGATGCTTTGACAGGAGGCGGGGCTGAGATATTTGATGCAGAGGTACGCCGTCAAATCTGTTTAGGGAAGGAATCGGCTGAGGAATGGATGGAAGTTCATCGCCTTTGGCATAATCTAGGGAAAAAAAGTACGGCGACGATGCTTTTTGGTCATGTGGAAACATTCCCCCAACGTATCGATCATTTGTTTAGGCTTAGGGATCTACAAGAAGAAACGGGCGGATTCTGTGCCTTCATTCCTTTTGCCTTCGAACCAGCCAATACGAAACTGAGTCATATTCGAAAGACGTCCGGTGTAGATTTTTTGAAGACGATTGCGCTCAGTAGGCTTTGTTTGGATAACTTTGACCATATTACTGCCTACTGGATTAGTTCTGGCATGGCGATAGGAGAACTCGCTTTAAATTTTGGAGCGGATGATTTGCATGGCACAATCGAAAAAGAAAAAATATTCCACATGGCCGGAGCCAATACACCGCCAGGACAAACGGTTGACGCCCTAAAAAAGGCCATTGAAAACGCAGGCAAAATCCCCGTGCGTCGGGATACCTATTACCGTATCATCGAACCGATTTCTTTGCGAAACTCTGAAAACGGTTCATTCAATCCATCTAAAGACAAAGTCAAGAATAATCAGGAAATACTCCGGAAAATCCCTTAG
- a CDS encoding ligand-binding sensor domain-containing protein → MNFFSKHSPTLVILVFFTIISTLRAIHPQRIVLDSYNDFAQGISESVEIKAEGSLVPSPYIEKIASLPAEQAWSILADGMDACLVGTSPEGKLFRIQKNSSYQLVAKFPEGNISALAMNNKGEIFVGTSPDGKIYKIKQNGQFEVFFDPKEKYIWSIIFDDKSNMYVGTGTGGRIYKLTPDGKGEVYATLNETHARCLLFYSEGTLLAGTANRGAIYKIFPGGKSVLFVDPEKEEINSLVAADNGTVYFSAVGKKKPSRIQNPLPQENPQFFPEGSWMEGGGEMEEAKEYPSSKTLPLVSIKPTIPPRLSEIWKIEKTGVPYPIWSSKDFVFNILWFQNRLLIGSDSGGYIYSIDSNGKMDKLLKTGSNQNNAFALSGRQLFIASSNPVHIYLMEETQREREAVYRSWPIDAGSMAKWGSIKVEKEGNVEVLTRTGNTHRTEAGWYDWQPLVADHCVSPSGRFLQFELRLGKNAKVSRVEIACLPDNIPPKIELLKILPSGISYTGLTMPPPPPPTKTLDQLLSHDEKLSDFESQGMPARFQLKESRGLRTVVWKAIDPDGDNLKYSIYFRPQSSSQWTLLVKDLEESLFSWDTTGWPDGFYVLKIEASDEKDNPLGMGLTSTLESRPFFVDNTPPKIRILNKSTSGVNIAVSDEGSGLKTVEISEDGKNFTSLYPKEGILDFQKEEFFIPLSAEKKILFIRAEDESGNISNALISN, encoded by the coding sequence ATGAATTTTTTCTCTAAGCACTCACCAACACTTGTCATTTTGGTTTTTTTTACCATTATAAGCACATTACGAGCAATTCATCCTCAAAGGATTGTTTTAGATAGCTATAATGATTTTGCTCAAGGCATTTCAGAAAGTGTGGAGATAAAAGCTGAAGGCTCTCTTGTTCCTTCACCTTATATCGAAAAGATTGCCAGCCTTCCTGCTGAACAAGCCTGGTCAATTTTAGCTGATGGTATGGATGCCTGTCTAGTCGGGACATCTCCTGAAGGAAAACTATTCCGAATACAAAAAAATAGCTCCTATCAATTGGTTGCCAAATTCCCTGAAGGCAACATTTCGGCTTTAGCCATGAACAACAAAGGAGAAATTTTTGTTGGGACTTCCCCTGACGGTAAAATCTATAAAATCAAGCAGAACGGTCAGTTCGAAGTTTTTTTCGATCCAAAAGAAAAATACATCTGGAGTATTATTTTCGATGACAAATCTAACATGTATGTCGGGACAGGGACTGGAGGAAGAATTTATAAATTGACTCCAGATGGAAAAGGAGAAGTGTATGCAACTCTAAATGAGACGCATGCTCGCTGTTTGCTTTTTTATTCGGAAGGAACGCTACTTGCAGGGACAGCAAACAGAGGGGCTATTTATAAGATCTTTCCAGGAGGCAAATCGGTTCTGTTTGTGGATCCTGAAAAGGAGGAAATTAACAGTCTTGTAGCAGCAGATAACGGCACAGTTTATTTTTCTGCAGTTGGGAAGAAAAAACCATCTAGGATACAAAATCCATTGCCTCAGGAGAACCCTCAGTTTTTTCCAGAAGGCAGTTGGATGGAAGGTGGCGGAGAAATGGAGGAGGCTAAAGAATATCCCAGCTCAAAGACATTGCCCCTTGTCTCCATCAAACCAACAATTCCCCCGAGACTTTCAGAAATCTGGAAAATAGAAAAGACTGGCGTTCCCTATCCAATTTGGAGTAGTAAGGATTTCGTCTTCAACATTCTTTGGTTTCAAAATAGGCTTCTTATCGGTTCGGATTCCGGTGGTTATATCTACTCCATTGATTCCAACGGGAAAATGGATAAACTGCTAAAAACAGGTTCTAATCAAAATAATGCCTTTGCTTTATCTGGTAGGCAGCTATTTATTGCTTCGAGCAATCCTGTTCATATTTATTTGATGGAAGAAACGCAACGGGAAAGGGAAGCAGTCTATCGTTCATGGCCAATTGACGCTGGTTCAATGGCTAAATGGGGTTCTATCAAAGTGGAAAAAGAAGGGAATGTAGAGGTGCTTACCAGAACCGGTAATACACATAGAACGGAAGCTGGTTGGTATGACTGGCAACCGCTTGTTGCTGATCATTGTGTAAGTCCCAGTGGGAGATTTTTGCAGTTTGAATTAAGACTTGGGAAAAATGCGAAAGTCAGCCGCGTGGAGATTGCTTGCCTTCCTGACAATATTCCCCCTAAAATTGAACTGCTAAAAATCCTTCCCTCGGGCATTTCTTACACCGGTTTGACCATGCCTCCCCCACCGCCTCCAACTAAAACTCTTGATCAGCTCCTCTCTCACGATGAGAAGCTTTCTGATTTTGAAAGCCAAGGCATGCCAGCTCGTTTTCAACTTAAGGAAAGTCGAGGGTTGCGTACAGTCGTTTGGAAAGCTATTGACCCTGATGGTGATAACCTGAAATACAGCATTTATTTTAGACCTCAGTCCTCTAGCCAATGGACATTGCTAGTTAAAGATTTGGAAGAAAGCCTTTTCAGTTGGGATACGACTGGATGGCCTGATGGATTCTACGTCTTAAAAATTGAAGCTTCTGACGAAAAGGATAATCCTTTAGGCATGGGTTTGACATCAACTCTAGAAAGTAGACCATTTTTTGTCGATAACACACCGCCAAAGATTCGGATCCTAAATAAATCGACAAGTGGAGTGAACATTGCTGTATCAGATGAAGGAAGCGGATTAAAAACAGTGGAAATCTCCGAAGATGGGAAAAATTTTACCTCCCTCTATCCTAAAGAAGGCATTCTAGATTTTCAAAAGGAAGAGTTTTTCATTCCCTTGTCTGCTGAAAAGAAAATCCTCTTCATCCGTGCCGAAGATGAAAGTGGCAACATTTCTAATGCTTTGATTAGCAATTAA